A region of Micromonospora chokoriensis DNA encodes the following proteins:
- a CDS encoding GNAT family N-acetyltransferase yields MPTLVTITEHNVEAACRLTVRPDQEKYSSPVAWSLAEAYAQPEIAWPRLIMEGDEIVGFLMGFFDIEWDRPDDRRSGLWRLNIAAEQQGRGYGRYAVDAVRAEARRRGHDRVYTTWESGEDGPEGFYLKLGFRPTGETSGGQIVAARSAH; encoded by the coding sequence GTGCCCACACTGGTGACGATCACTGAACACAACGTGGAAGCCGCGTGCCGGCTGACCGTACGACCCGACCAGGAGAAGTACTCGTCTCCGGTCGCCTGGTCCCTCGCCGAGGCGTACGCGCAACCCGAGATCGCCTGGCCACGTCTGATCATGGAGGGTGACGAGATCGTCGGCTTCCTGATGGGCTTCTTCGACATCGAGTGGGACCGACCGGACGACAGGCGCTCGGGCCTGTGGCGGCTGAACATCGCCGCCGAGCAGCAGGGCCGGGGGTACGGCCGCTACGCCGTGGACGCCGTCCGCGCGGAGGCCCGCCGGCGAGGACACGACCGGGTCTACACCACCTGGGAATCGGGAGAGGACGGCCCGGAGGGGTTCTACCTCAAGCTCGGGTTCCGCCCGACGGGGGAGACCAGCGGAGGTCAGATCGTCGCCGCCCGCTCCGCCCACTGA
- a CDS encoding FAD-binding oxidoreductase, whose amino-acid sequence MNPPSRRDLLRAGAVASAAVLCPSPASASPPSKGCAPPLGPVRVLPDDPRYGDLVRRGNRRFVGTPDEVRVVGSTDQVVSAVQDAVRTGRRVAVRGGGHCFEGFVDDPAVRMVIDMSGLTDVYHDPRGFGFAVEAGATLGEAYRRLFLGWGVTFPGGSCPGVGVGGHIAGGGYGRLSRLHGLVVDHLYAVEVVVVDRAGTARAVVATREPTDPHRDLWWAHTGGGGGTFGVVTRYWFRTLPTPPARVLDFTVTWPWAGMSERGFRRLVGTFGRWCAHHSAPGSRGRHLYAELVLARPQAGGHTLTGQVPHDSRHLFDELVAACGDGVGVTPTVTSETLPWLAATLGGESDDGKGWRLKVKSAYHRAPLTERQLQVAYRHLTRDGDLPAGSLSLNTYGGATNAVPATATASVRRDASMLLFYLAGWADPTADSRHLAWIREFYSEMYADTDGVPPGGAYINYPDVDLVGAARPWADLYHGANYPRLQQVKARWDPRDVFHHDLSVRPPGR is encoded by the coding sequence ATGAATCCGCCCAGCCGCAGGGACCTGCTCCGTGCCGGCGCGGTCGCCTCCGCCGCCGTCCTCTGTCCGTCCCCGGCCTCCGCCTCTCCACCGTCGAAGGGTTGCGCGCCACCACTCGGCCCGGTCCGGGTGCTGCCGGACGATCCCCGGTACGGCGACCTCGTCCGTCGCGGCAACCGACGCTTCGTCGGCACACCCGACGAGGTACGCGTGGTCGGCTCGACCGACCAGGTCGTCTCGGCCGTGCAGGACGCGGTCCGCACCGGCCGGCGGGTGGCGGTACGCGGCGGCGGGCACTGCTTCGAGGGGTTCGTGGACGATCCGGCGGTCCGGATGGTGATCGACATGTCGGGCCTGACCGACGTGTACCACGATCCGCGCGGGTTCGGCTTCGCCGTCGAGGCGGGCGCGACGCTCGGTGAGGCGTACCGCCGGCTCTTCCTGGGTTGGGGAGTGACCTTCCCGGGTGGATCGTGCCCGGGAGTGGGCGTCGGCGGTCACATCGCCGGTGGCGGCTACGGTCGGCTCTCCCGGCTGCACGGACTCGTGGTCGACCACCTGTACGCGGTCGAGGTCGTCGTGGTGGACCGCGCCGGCACCGCTCGCGCCGTGGTCGCCACCCGGGAGCCCACCGATCCGCACCGCGACCTGTGGTGGGCGCACACCGGCGGGGGCGGCGGCACCTTCGGGGTCGTCACCAGGTACTGGTTCCGCACGTTGCCCACACCACCCGCGCGGGTGCTCGACTTCACCGTCACCTGGCCGTGGGCCGGCATGTCCGAGCGGGGATTCCGCCGGCTCGTCGGCACCTTCGGCCGCTGGTGCGCCCACCACAGCGCACCCGGCTCCCGAGGCAGGCACCTGTACGCGGAGCTCGTCCTCGCCCGCCCGCAGGCCGGCGGTCACACTCTCACCGGGCAGGTGCCGCACGACAGCCGACACCTGTTCGACGAACTCGTCGCCGCTTGCGGTGACGGCGTCGGCGTCACCCCCACCGTCACGTCGGAGACGCTGCCCTGGCTGGCCGCCACACTCGGTGGTGAGAGCGACGACGGCAAGGGTTGGCGGCTGAAGGTCAAGTCCGCCTACCATCGCGCGCCGCTGACCGAACGGCAGTTACAGGTCGCCTACCGGCACCTCACCCGCGACGGTGACCTGCCGGCTGGCTCGTTGAGCCTGAACACCTACGGCGGAGCGACGAACGCGGTGCCTGCGACCGCCACCGCCAGCGTGCGCCGGGACGCGTCGATGCTGCTGTTCTACCTCGCCGGCTGGGCGGACCCGACCGCCGACTCCCGGCACCTGGCCTGGATCCGGGAGTTCTACAGCGAGATGTACGCCGACACCGACGGCGTACCCCCGGGTGGCGCCTACATCAACTACCCCGACGTGGACCTCGTCGGCGCGGCCCGCCCCTGGGCGGACCTCTACCACGGCGCGAACTACCCCCGGCTGCAACAGGTCAAGGCCCGCTGGGATCCCCGTGACGTCTTCCACCACGACCTGTCGGTACGACCACCCGGACGCTGA
- a CDS encoding nucleosidase: MNLRGAVRADRPLVVLAVGEEARYLPPDLPVLLTGMGKVNAASAVAAVLAAGPRPSLLLNLGTAGALRPGLAGIHEVATVLQHDLDTELLRSLTGETYGAPLSLASEGAVLATGDTFVADDAARDRLAQRADLVDMEGYAVAWAAARAGVPCRLVKQVSDEAGDGAARTWRESVDACARDLAEWAGRHLG, translated from the coding sequence GTGAATCTTCGGGGTGCGGTCCGGGCCGATCGTCCGCTGGTGGTGCTCGCTGTCGGGGAGGAGGCCCGTTACCTGCCGCCCGACCTGCCGGTCCTGCTCACCGGCATGGGCAAGGTGAACGCCGCCAGCGCGGTGGCCGCGGTGCTCGCCGCCGGGCCGCGTCCCTCCCTGCTGCTCAACCTGGGCACGGCCGGGGCGTTGCGGCCCGGGTTGGCCGGCATCCACGAGGTGGCCACGGTCCTGCAGCACGACCTGGACACCGAGTTGCTGCGGTCGCTGACCGGCGAGACCTACGGGGCGCCGCTGTCGCTGGCCTCCGAGGGCGCGGTGCTGGCCACCGGTGACACGTTCGTGGCCGACGACGCGGCGCGGGACCGGTTGGCGCAGCGCGCCGACCTGGTCGACATGGAGGGGTACGCGGTGGCGTGGGCCGCCGCGCGGGCCGGCGTGCCGTGCCGACTGGTCAAGCAGGTCAGTGACGAGGCGGGCGACGGCGCGGCCCGGACCTGGCGGGAGTCGGTCGACGCCTGCGCCCGGGACCTCGCCGAGTGGGCCGGTCGGCACCTGGGCTGA
- a CDS encoding low temperature requirement protein A, which yields MTTAGTAALVRRPDGSTRATLLELLFDVVFVAALALTSTLLTESISWSGGAKVLLLLTAIWWTWSVTSTTTEFYDPQQRPIQAILMIAMVGSVGMAASLPVVTDGHALIFAVAYVGTHVLRGIILITSLYQQRHRAATIRATRFLFWFVVSGVFWITGAADGDVNWTLWSIAIVIDLLSAAARYPTPWLGRVPIDQYERTTGHLGERYQQFVILALGDIILVPTMRVSRTDLDGIRITSLFCAFAVMLLLWQVYVFRAGELLEAGARAGRPARVAPYTHLVMLAGVVATAASFDLVVSRPTGTTPVQWLVLLVGGPALFVVGRALFTLLVSMHVPWWRISCLVLPLLMLPWAGDWPPVLVVVAVALGLAGHVLIPGAVRETRPGLQVRRPLG from the coding sequence ATGACCACCGCAGGAACCGCGGCGCTGGTACGCCGGCCGGACGGGTCGACCCGGGCCACGCTGCTGGAGCTGCTCTTCGACGTGGTGTTCGTGGCCGCCCTCGCGCTGACCTCGACGCTGCTGACCGAGAGCATCTCCTGGTCCGGCGGCGCGAAGGTGCTGCTGTTGTTGACGGCCATCTGGTGGACCTGGTCGGTCACCTCCACGACCACCGAGTTCTACGACCCGCAGCAACGCCCCATCCAGGCCATCCTGATGATCGCCATGGTCGGGTCGGTGGGGATGGCGGCGTCGCTGCCCGTGGTCACCGACGGGCACGCGTTGATCTTCGCCGTCGCGTACGTCGGCACGCACGTGCTCCGCGGCATCATCCTGATCACGTCGCTGTATCAGCAGCGCCACCGGGCGGCCACCATCCGGGCCACCCGGTTCCTGTTCTGGTTCGTGGTGTCCGGCGTCTTCTGGATCACCGGCGCGGCGGACGGCGACGTGAACTGGACGCTCTGGAGCATCGCCATCGTGATCGACCTGCTGTCCGCGGCGGCCCGCTATCCGACGCCCTGGCTGGGCCGGGTGCCGATCGACCAGTACGAGCGGACCACCGGGCACCTCGGCGAGCGGTACCAGCAGTTCGTCATCCTGGCCCTCGGCGACATCATCCTGGTGCCCACCATGCGGGTCAGCCGCACCGACCTCGACGGCATCCGGATCACCTCGCTGTTCTGCGCGTTCGCCGTCATGCTGCTGCTCTGGCAGGTCTACGTCTTCCGGGCCGGTGAACTGCTGGAGGCCGGGGCGAGGGCAGGCCGTCCGGCGCGGGTGGCCCCGTACACCCATCTGGTGATGTTGGCCGGCGTGGTCGCCACGGCGGCCTCGTTCGACCTGGTCGTCTCCCGGCCGACCGGGACGACGCCGGTCCAGTGGCTCGTGCTGCTCGTGGGCGGCCCGGCGCTGTTCGTGGTGGGCCGCGCGTTGTTCACCCTGCTGGTGTCCATGCACGTGCCGTGGTGGCGGATCTCCTGCCTGGTCCTGCCGCTGCTGATGCTGCCCTGGGCCGGTGACTGGCCGCCGGTGCTGGTCGTCGTGGCCGTCGCGCTGGGGCTGGCAGGTCACGTCCTGATCCCCGGGGCGGTCCGGGAGACCAGGCCGGGCCTCCAGGTGCGGCGACCGCTCGGGTGA
- a CDS encoding Hsp70 family protein, translating into MAGQHEGFALGVDLGTSNTVAVLRWPDGRTRPLLMDGQPLSPSAVYADPDGTLHTGWDARRLAQTDPARFEANPKRRVDEPTVLLGDRSYPPADLLAAVLAAVGRAAVGAVGFLPPAVLTCPAAWDATRRQVLADALLLAGWPQVAEHTLAGPTPPGTRLLREPVAAARYYTQVLQRPVPVGGAIAVFDFGGGTLDVAVLRNEGADPWGDSGFRVVADGGLPDLGGLDLDAALVRRVGEVVGARHAAQWARLLRPADPAQRRDQVRLWDEVRGAKETLSRSTVAPVAVPGVAEAVQLTRADVERVATPLLRRAVERAREVIAEAGLRPDQLAGLFLVGGSSRIPLVARMLHAELGIAPTVLDQPELPVAEGALTDLPLRKPLAVPAHAGQPPAPSPPAPGSASPPAPSPPAPAAPAAAPAVPSPPWPGSTPPAGPPPGPDRAGVTVPSAGGAARRPRARWLVLGAVLALVGVGAATALYLTRDRYPDLEFRSLRELSRPAAGAERPTDMWTAVLGDRAYLGFPLPDDRMEVVAVDAATGDEVWRERTDARAAGWESIIAVPGGVAVLADAPGDSTPRPLAVLDGRDGRQRWQRAVRGDDDVFFADDTAVLVDRNAGQLVGLRLSDGAQKWTRANPGDQYGGNRTVVRPVGSAEAAGGSAFFDGTPRDPWTGRGRRLVQVGADRSVRLVDMASGRVLRQWGSVADLDDLVVADGDRLYVAANEGGYQLLAYDLGSDAAPVVLHRAGNDRYRPKELIACGERRACLLQVPDNDAERTEVVTAAEGEPARRFPAPSATGLVAVGEQLLAQREHPEPALTLFDSDGKPVLRDRDGVGVRLDAGNLLVFAEAPSTVTDDRALAGVWAESGEPDELGELKDVRSASCSWSTHVIACGAEKDFVLYRFADD; encoded by the coding sequence ATGGCAGGCCAGCACGAGGGTTTCGCCCTCGGCGTCGACCTCGGCACGTCCAACACGGTCGCGGTGCTGCGCTGGCCGGACGGACGGACCCGTCCGCTGCTGATGGACGGTCAACCGCTCAGCCCTTCGGCCGTGTACGCCGACCCGGACGGCACCCTGCACACCGGCTGGGACGCCCGACGGCTGGCGCAGACCGACCCGGCCCGGTTCGAGGCGAACCCGAAGCGTCGGGTGGACGAGCCGACGGTGCTGCTCGGCGACCGCTCGTACCCGCCGGCCGACCTGCTCGCCGCGGTGCTGGCGGCGGTCGGGCGGGCTGCGGTCGGTGCCGTCGGATTCCTGCCCCCGGCCGTCCTCACCTGCCCGGCCGCCTGGGACGCGACGCGACGGCAGGTGCTGGCCGACGCGTTGCTCCTCGCGGGCTGGCCGCAGGTCGCCGAGCACACCCTCGCCGGGCCGACGCCGCCGGGCACCCGGCTGCTGCGGGAGCCGGTGGCCGCCGCCCGCTACTACACGCAGGTGTTGCAGAGGCCGGTGCCGGTGGGCGGCGCGATCGCCGTGTTCGACTTCGGCGGCGGGACGCTCGACGTCGCGGTGCTGCGCAACGAGGGCGCCGACCCGTGGGGCGACTCCGGGTTCCGCGTCGTCGCCGACGGTGGCCTGCCCGACCTGGGCGGTCTCGACCTCGACGCCGCGTTGGTGCGGCGGGTCGGCGAGGTGGTCGGTGCGCGGCACGCCGCGCAGTGGGCGAGGCTTCTCCGACCGGCGGACCCGGCGCAGCGCCGCGACCAGGTGCGGCTCTGGGACGAGGTACGGGGTGCGAAGGAGACGCTGTCCCGGTCCACTGTCGCACCGGTGGCGGTGCCGGGGGTGGCCGAGGCGGTCCAGTTGACCCGGGCCGACGTCGAACGGGTGGCCACGCCGTTGCTGCGCCGGGCGGTCGAGCGTGCCCGGGAGGTGATCGCCGAGGCCGGCCTGCGTCCCGATCAGCTCGCCGGGTTGTTCCTCGTCGGTGGCTCGTCCCGGATCCCGCTGGTGGCCCGGATGCTGCACGCCGAGCTGGGGATAGCGCCGACGGTGCTGGACCAGCCGGAGTTGCCGGTGGCCGAGGGCGCGTTGACCGACCTGCCACTGCGCAAGCCGCTGGCTGTCCCGGCCCACGCGGGACAGCCGCCCGCGCCGAGCCCGCCCGCGCCAGGCTCTGCGAGCCCGCCCGCGCCGAGCCCGCCCGCGCCCGCCGCGCCCGCCGCCGCGCCGGCCGTACCGTCGCCGCCCTGGCCCGGGTCGACCCCTCCGGCGGGCCCTCCGCCCGGGCCGGACCGGGCCGGCGTCACGGTGCCCTCGGCCGGCGGCGCGGCCCGCCGGCCCCGGGCGCGCTGGCTCGTGCTCGGGGCGGTGCTGGCACTGGTCGGGGTGGGTGCCGCGACGGCGCTCTACCTGACCCGGGACCGCTACCCCGACCTGGAGTTCCGGTCGTTGCGCGAGCTGTCCCGGCCGGCGGCCGGCGCGGAGCGACCGACCGACATGTGGACGGCGGTCCTCGGTGACCGGGCCTACCTGGGGTTCCCGCTTCCCGACGACCGCATGGAGGTGGTGGCCGTCGACGCCGCCACCGGCGACGAGGTGTGGCGCGAGCGGACCGACGCCCGGGCGGCCGGCTGGGAGTCGATCATCGCCGTACCGGGAGGGGTCGCCGTGCTCGCCGACGCCCCCGGCGACAGCACCCCGCGCCCGCTGGCCGTGCTCGACGGTCGGGACGGCCGGCAGCGGTGGCAGCGCGCGGTCCGCGGCGACGACGACGTCTTCTTCGCCGACGACACGGCGGTGCTCGTCGACCGGAACGCCGGCCAACTCGTCGGCCTGCGGCTGAGCGACGGCGCGCAGAAGTGGACCCGGGCCAACCCCGGCGACCAGTACGGCGGCAATCGCACCGTGGTCCGGCCGGTCGGCAGTGCGGAGGCGGCGGGAGGGTCGGCCTTCTTCGACGGCACGCCCCGCGATCCGTGGACGGGTCGTGGGCGGCGACTCGTGCAGGTCGGTGCGGACCGGTCGGTGCGACTGGTCGACATGGCCTCCGGTCGGGTGCTGCGCCAGTGGGGGAGCGTCGCCGACCTCGACGACCTGGTGGTCGCCGACGGGGACCGCCTGTATGTGGCCGCCAACGAGGGCGGGTACCAGTTGCTGGCGTACGACCTGGGTTCCGACGCGGCGCCGGTGGTGCTGCACCGGGCCGGCAACGACCGGTACCGCCCGAAGGAGCTGATCGCCTGCGGCGAGCGGCGGGCCTGCCTGTTGCAGGTGCCCGACAACGATGCCGAGCGCACCGAGGTGGTGACGGCAGCCGAGGGCGAGCCGGCGAGGCGCTTCCCGGCGCCGAGCGCAACCGGCCTGGTCGCCGTAGGTGAGCAGCTGCTCGCCCAGCGGGAGCACCCGGAACCGGCCCTCACCCTCTTCGACAGCGACGGCAAGCCGGTGCTGCGGGACCGCGACGGGGTGGGGGTGCGGCTCGACGCGGGCAACCTGCTGGTGTTCGCCGAGGCGCCCAGCACGGTCACTGACGACCGCGCGCTGGCCGGCGTGTGGGCCGAGTCCGGCGAACCCGACGAATTGGGCGAGCTGAAGGACGTCCGGAGCGCGTCCTGCTCGTGGAGCACCCACGTGATCGCCTGCGGCGCGGAGAAGGACTTCGTCCTGTACCGCTTCGCCGACGACTGA
- a CDS encoding S1 family peptidase, whose protein sequence is MRRSPLAAVVLTVLLLVAPGAAQAAVPDRATPADPAAVLAQVRTAGTSWGHDPASGRMTLTVDETVAPAELTALRAVADRAGALLRREPGTLRPLIAAGQGIYGGGARCSLGANVRSGSTYYVVTAGHCTNAASTWYADSAQTTVLGTRTATSYPTNDYGLIRYTGRIAHPSAVYTYPGLLTVYGAGNAYIGQAVCRSGVTTGVRCGTVTGLNQTVNYATGVIYGLIRTNICAEPGDSGGPLYVASTGTILGILSGGTGNCTAGGTTFYQPISEVLAAYGLTLP, encoded by the coding sequence ATGCGCCGCTCCCCGCTCGCCGCCGTCGTCCTGACCGTTCTCCTGCTCGTCGCGCCCGGAGCGGCGCAGGCCGCCGTCCCCGACCGAGCCACCCCCGCCGACCCGGCGGCCGTGCTGGCCCAGGTGCGCACCGCCGGCACCTCCTGGGGCCACGACCCGGCCAGCGGTCGGATGACCCTCACCGTCGACGAGACAGTGGCCCCCGCCGAGCTGACGGCACTGCGGGCGGTGGCCGACCGGGCCGGGGCGCTGCTCCGCCGCGAGCCCGGAACGCTGCGCCCCCTCATCGCGGCCGGCCAGGGCATCTACGGCGGCGGGGCGCGTTGCTCGCTCGGTGCGAACGTGCGCAGCGGCAGCACCTACTACGTGGTCACGGCAGGGCACTGCACCAACGCCGCCAGCACCTGGTACGCCGACAGCGCCCAAACCACAGTGCTCGGCACCCGCACCGCCACCAGCTACCCGACCAACGACTACGGCCTGATCCGCTACACCGGTCGGATCGCCCACCCGAGCGCCGTCTACACCTATCCCGGTCTGCTGACCGTCTACGGTGCCGGCAACGCGTACATCGGGCAGGCGGTGTGCCGCAGTGGTGTCACCACCGGGGTGCGCTGCGGCACTGTCACCGGGCTCAACCAGACCGTCAACTACGCCACCGGCGTGATCTACGGCCTGATCCGCACCAACATCTGCGCCGAGCCGGGAGACAGTGGCGGGCCGCTCTACGTGGCGTCCACCGGCACCATCCTCGGCATCCTCTCCGGCGGCACCGGCAACTGCACCGCCGGCGGCACCACCTTCTACCAGCCGATCTCGGAGGTGCTGGCCGCGTACGGGCTGACGCTGCCCTGA
- a CDS encoding TetR/AcrR family transcriptional regulator: protein MSVRCVECGADLPSGPGRGRPRRYCSRRCQARAYRRRREHGPATTPRRIPDRPAPAGGDPRDRLVGLAVELADSGGLDAVSMRVLAQRAAMPAHAVYRHVRNRAELLGAMAERITATSAPSATPPPREPRQRLERLADDEWAMYRRHPWLLAVLATDRPPTGPAVLAMVDRVVAAFTSAGYDPADAFRAYLAFSGYIQGMALLIRRDPDDTTYPAWWSATRRRLERTGRTRTRPWLAAAGQTTPDTDLDAWFHFGLSGLLDGLLADPAGYGVERAHTGDDH from the coding sequence GTGAGCGTCCGGTGTGTCGAGTGCGGAGCCGACCTGCCCAGCGGCCCGGGCCGTGGTCGTCCCCGCCGCTACTGCTCCCGGCGTTGTCAGGCCCGCGCGTACCGCAGGCGTCGCGAGCACGGCCCGGCCACGACGCCGCGTCGCATCCCCGACCGGCCCGCTCCCGCCGGGGGCGACCCCCGCGACCGGCTGGTCGGCCTCGCGGTCGAGCTGGCCGACTCCGGCGGCCTGGACGCCGTCTCCATGCGGGTGCTCGCCCAACGGGCCGCCATGCCCGCCCACGCGGTGTACCGGCACGTCCGCAACCGGGCCGAACTGCTCGGCGCGATGGCCGAGCGGATCACCGCCACCAGCGCGCCGAGCGCCACGCCACCGCCTCGGGAACCCCGCCAGCGGCTCGAACGTCTGGCGGACGACGAGTGGGCGATGTACCGCCGCCACCCCTGGCTGCTGGCCGTCCTCGCGACCGACCGGCCACCGACCGGACCGGCGGTCCTCGCCATGGTCGACCGCGTCGTGGCAGCCTTCACCAGCGCCGGATACGACCCCGCCGACGCGTTCCGCGCCTACCTGGCGTTCAGCGGCTACATCCAGGGCATGGCCCTGCTCATCCGCCGGGACCCCGACGACACCACCTACCCGGCGTGGTGGTCGGCGACCCGCCGCCGGCTGGAGCGCACCGGCCGCACCCGGACCCGGCCCTGGCTCGCCGCGGCCGGGCAGACCACCCCCGACACCGACCTCGACGCCTGGTTCCACTTCGGACTAAGTGGGCTGCTCGACGGCCTGCTGGCGGATCCCGCTGGGTATGGTGTCGAGCGTGCCCACACTGGTGACGATCACTGA